In Canis lupus dingo isolate Sandy chromosome 1, ASM325472v2, whole genome shotgun sequence, a single genomic region encodes these proteins:
- the FUT1 gene encoding galactoside alpha-(1,2)-fucosyltransferase 1, with the protein MWAPSRRQLCLTFLLVCVLSAVFFLHIHQDLFHGGLDLTALCPDRRLMTSPVAIFCLSGTPLSPNTSFPCFKHLASLSGTWTISPDGRFGNQMGQYATLLALAQLNRRQAFILPAMHAALAPVFRITLPVLAPEVDSHMPWRELQLHDWMSEDYAHLKDPFLKLTGFPCSWTFFHHLREQIRREFTLHDHLRQEAQHLLSQLRLGHSGDRPRTFVGVHVRRGDYLQVMPHRWKGVVGDRAYLQQAMDWFRARHEAPIFVVASNGMEWCRENIDTSLGDVIFAGDGQEGSPGKDFALLTQCNHTIMTIGTFGFWAAYLAGGDTVYLANFTLPDSNFLKIFKPEAAFLPEWVGINANLSAVQSLVGP; encoded by the coding sequence ATGTGGGCCCCCAGCCGACGGCAGCTGTGCCTGACCTTCCTGCTAGTCTGTGTTCTTTCAGCCGTCTTCTTCCTCCACATCCACCAAGACCTCTTTCATGGTGGCCTAGACTTGACTGCCCTGTGTCCAGACCGCCGCCTCATGACATCCCCTGTGGCCATCTTCTGCCTGTCAGGCACGCCGTTGAGCCCCAACACCTCCTTTCCCTGTTTCAAGcacctggcctctctctctggaaCCTGGACGATCTCCCCAGATGGCCGCTTTGGCAACCAGATGGGGCAGTATGCCACGCTGCTCGCCCTGGCCCAGCTCAACCGTCGCCAGGCCTTCATCCTGCCTGCCATGCACGCCGCCCTCGCCCCCGTGTTCCGCATCACCCTGCCCGTGCTGGCGCCCGAGGTGGACAGCCACATGCCGTGGCGGGAGTTGCAGCTGCATGACTGGATGTCAGAGGACTATGCCCACTTGAAGGATCCCTTCCTGAAGCTCACGGGCTTCCCCTGCTCCTGGACCTTCTTCCACCATCTCCGCGAACAGATCCGCAGGGAGTTCACCCTGCACGATCATCTGCGGCAGGAGGCCCAGCATCTACTGAGTCAGCTCCGCTTGGGCCACTCCGGGGACCGTCCCCGGACCTTTGTGGGTGTCCACGTGCGCCGTGGAGACTATCTGCAAGTCATGCCCCATCGCTGGAAAGGTGTGGTGGGCGATCGTGCTTACCTCCAGCAGGCTATGGACTGGTTCCGGGCACGCCACGAAGCCCCCATCTTTGTGGTCGCCAGCAATGGCATGGAGTGGTGCCGCGAGAACATCGACACCTCTCTTGGGGATGTGATCTTTGCTGGCGATGGGCAGGAGGGTTCACCTGGGAAGGACTTTGCGTTGCTCACCCAGTGCAACCACACCATCATGACCATTGGGACCTTTGGCTTCTGGGCTGCCTACCTGGCCGGTGGAGACACTGTCTACCTGGCCAACTTCACCCTGCCGGACTCCAACTTCCTGAAGATCTTTAAGCCTGAGGCCGCCTTCCTGCCTGAGTGGGTGGGCATTAATGCAAACTTGTCCGCAGTCCAGTCATTGGTGGGGCCTTGA
- the FGF21 gene encoding fibroblast growth factor 21, which translates to MGWAEAGFEHLGLWVPVLAVLLLEACRAHPIPDSSPLLQFGGQVRQRYLYTDDAQETEAHLEIRADGTVVGAARQSPESLLELKALKPGVIQILGVKTSRFLCQGPDGTLYGSLHFDPVACSFRELLLEDGYNIYHSETLGLPLRLRPHNSAYRDLAPRGPARFLPLPGLLPAPPEPPGILAPEPPDVGSSDPLSMVGPSQGRSPSYAS; encoded by the exons ATGGGCTGGGCCGAGGCCGGGTTCGAGCACCTGGGACTGTGGGTCCCTGTGCTGGCTGTGCTTTTGCTGGAAGCCTGCCGGGCACATCCGATCCCTGACTCCAGCCCCCTCCTACAATTTGGAGGTCAAGTTCGACAGCGGTACCTCTACACCGACGATGCCCAGGAGACAGAGGCCCACCTAGAGATCAGGGCCGATGGCACAGTGGTGGGGGCTGCCCGCCAGAGCCCTGAAA GTCTCCTGGAGCTGAAAGCCCTAAAGCCAGGGGTCATTCAAATCTTGGGAGTCAAAACATCCAGGTTCCTGTGCCAGGGCCCAGATGGGACACTATATGGCTCG CTCCATTTCGACCCTGTGGCCTGCAGTTTCCGAGAACTGCTTCTTGAGGATGGGTACAACATCTACCACTCCGAGACCCTTGGTCTCCCGCTTCGCCTGCGCCCCCACAACTCCGCATACCGGGACTTGGCACCCCGCGGGCCTGCCCGCTTCCTGCCACTGCCAGGCCTGCTTCCAGcacccccagagcctccagggaTCCTGGCCCCGGAGCCTCCTGACGTGGGCTCCTCGGACCCTCTGAGCATGGTGGGGCCTTCACAGGGCCGGAGTCCCAGCTATGCTTCCTAA